A part of Candidatus Deferrimicrobiaceae bacterium genomic DNA contains:
- a CDS encoding sigma-54 dependent transcriptional regulator, which produces MGRSILIVDDDELMRSFFCSVLAEEGYRIEEAKDGKEALGRLIGGEFDLVVTDLRMPDMSGIDLMREAGKTNRDCRWIVVTAHGSIGNAVEAMKAGAADYLTKPLGSPEDLRHVVRRVLRETEKEERISLLSEEVGKRFPPVEMIFLGEKMKEVSRLVREVSPTPATVLITGASGTGKEVMARVIHGLSPRRDGPFVAVQCSALPEALLESELFGHERGAFTGATASRKGRFELADGGTIFLDEIGDIPPSVQVKLLRVLQEREFERVGGTRSLSIDVRILSATNRDLKSEIASGKFREDLYYRLNVFPIALPPLSERREAILPLAEFFSRKFAESFGKPVPGISDEGRNALLLYRWTGNVRELQNVIERAVILAGGDIDVSHLNLEVEADSPPPGEGLLRTQEREAIRRILDEEGGNRRRAAERLGISVRTLQYRIKEHGL; this is translated from the coding sequence ATGGGTAGATCCATCCTGATCGTGGATGACGACGAATTGATGCGATCCTTCTTCTGCTCCGTCCTCGCGGAGGAGGGGTATCGTATCGAAGAGGCGAAGGACGGCAAAGAGGCCCTTGGCAGGCTTATCGGAGGAGAATTCGACCTCGTCGTGACCGATCTCAGAATGCCGGACATGTCCGGCATCGACCTCATGCGGGAGGCCGGGAAGACAAATCGGGATTGCCGGTGGATCGTCGTCACAGCACACGGCTCGATCGGGAACGCCGTGGAAGCGATGAAAGCCGGTGCGGCCGATTATCTTACGAAGCCCCTGGGCAGCCCCGAAGACCTGCGGCACGTGGTACGCCGCGTACTCCGGGAGACTGAAAAGGAGGAGAGGATCTCTCTTCTGTCCGAGGAGGTCGGCAAGCGGTTTCCTCCCGTCGAAATGATCTTTCTCGGAGAGAAAATGAAGGAGGTGTCTCGCCTGGTTCGGGAGGTCTCTCCCACTCCCGCAACCGTTCTGATCACAGGGGCGAGCGGAACGGGGAAGGAAGTCATGGCCCGCGTGATCCACGGATTGAGCCCGAGGCGGGACGGCCCCTTCGTGGCGGTCCAATGCTCCGCCCTTCCCGAGGCCTTACTCGAAAGCGAACTGTTCGGACATGAAAGAGGCGCCTTCACGGGGGCGACGGCCTCCCGGAAAGGGCGTTTCGAGCTGGCGGACGGGGGAACGATCTTCCTGGACGAGATCGGGGATATCCCCCCTTCCGTTCAGGTGAAGCTGCTCAGAGTTCTCCAGGAGAGGGAGTTCGAGCGGGTGGGCGGGACGAGATCCCTTTCGATCGACGTAAGGATCCTGTCGGCGACGAATCGGGATCTGAAATCGGAGATCGCCTCGGGGAAGTTCCGGGAAGACCTGTATTACAGGCTCAACGTATTCCCGATCGCACTTCCACCCCTTTCGGAGCGCCGGGAAGCGATCCTCCCCCTAGCGGAGTTCTTCTCGAGGAAATTCGCGGAATCGTTCGGAAAACCGGTTCCCGGAATATCGGACGAGGGCAGGAACGCCCTCCTGCTGTACCGATGGACGGGAAACGTACGGGAACTTCAGAACGTGATCGAGCGGGCGGTCATCCTCGCTGGGGGCGATATCGACGTCAGCCACCTGAACCTCGAGGTCGAGGCGGATTCCCCTCCCCCAGGGGAAGGGCTGCTCCGGACGCAGGAGCGGGAAGCGATCAGGAGAATCCTCGACGAAGAGGGGGGAAACCGCCGGAGAGCTGCGGAACGTCTCGGGATCTCCGTTCGCACGCTCCAGTACCGGATCAAGGAGCACGGCCTTTGA
- a CDS encoding cation diffusion facilitator family transporter: protein MRTTGKGSRAVLWSFAALFATAACQAVVVLFTGSVALLADTIHNLGDAATAIPLWIAFRLARKGPNDRFTYGYGRVEDLAGVIVVGVILASAIAAGAESVRRFVNPAPVKHLWAVAAASVVGFLGNEAVAIYRVRVGKEIGSAALVADGRHAHADALTSLAVLLGAAGVWLGYPMADPAVGLLITAMILRIVWETGKEIFLRLLDGSDPAAVGEIREAAASVTGVVEVSDVRVRWAGHRMYAEVNLAVNGERSVSEGHAIATEVRHRMLHRLRYLSDATIHVDPAHASGVFAHGVPSHKHDDLPGHSH, encoded by the coding sequence GTGAGGACGACCGGGAAGGGATCCCGCGCCGTCCTGTGGTCGTTCGCCGCCCTCTTCGCGACAGCCGCCTGCCAGGCGGTCGTCGTCCTCTTCACGGGCAGCGTCGCCCTCCTCGCGGACACGATCCATAACCTGGGGGATGCCGCAACCGCCATCCCCTTGTGGATCGCCTTCCGTCTCGCCCGCAAGGGCCCGAACGACCGGTTCACCTACGGGTACGGACGCGTCGAGGACCTGGCCGGGGTCATCGTGGTCGGCGTCATCCTGGCGAGCGCCATCGCGGCCGGGGCGGAATCGGTCCGCCGGTTCGTGAACCCCGCGCCGGTCAAGCACCTTTGGGCGGTCGCCGCCGCCTCGGTGGTCGGCTTTCTCGGAAATGAGGCGGTGGCCATCTACCGGGTGCGTGTCGGAAAAGAGATCGGGAGCGCCGCGCTCGTGGCGGACGGACGGCACGCGCATGCGGACGCGCTGACGAGCCTCGCGGTCCTCCTGGGAGCGGCGGGCGTCTGGCTGGGATACCCGATGGCGGACCCGGCGGTCGGACTCCTGATCACCGCCATGATCCTCCGGATCGTGTGGGAAACGGGGAAAGAGATCTTCTTACGGCTGCTCGACGGATCCGACCCGGCTGCGGTCGGGGAGATCCGGGAGGCCGCCGCCTCCGTAACCGGAGTCGTGGAGGTATCGGACGTACGGGTCCGCTGGGCGGGCCACCGGATGTACGCGGAGGTAAACCTCGCCGTCAACGGCGAACGGTCCGTGAGCGAGGGGCACGCGATCGCGACGGAGGTCCGCCACCGGATGCTCCACCGCCTCCGGTACCTGTCGGATGCGACGATCCACGTGGACCCGGCGCACGCCTCGGGGGTCTTCGCCCACGGCGTGCCGTCCCACAAACACGACGACCTGCCGGGCCACTCGCACTGA
- a CDS encoding ATP-binding protein — MLLFFLLLVASAAVLYTTAQNARAVRKLAGQSLESTAVALSVATESALRAGPASGPRGNVREILSDRVVAYALISRSDGTIIFHTNPSLPGTRISDPPPPGWFGSGNAFGRQITLGTGLPAYEYNYQLQSTGGGDEFLRLVLHATPTDRITKGAERIWWTVGFALLVLWAVGILLERTMTRQFRLQAEADRRERMALIGQMTASLAHEIRNALGGVKGFAQLVDERTEEPDSRKKGLAALLRGIGRIEALVRDLLLFSREETFDVRPLHIAGIVREAVMADAAGWKGGEELELDPKVRAMGDREKVLRVLGNGIRNAIQSMGEEGRLRISARREGNRVAVRIEDTGGGVPESEKRRLFTPFHTTKTDGTGLGLAYSKKVIEGMGGTIDLANRDGGGAALSILLPCAGNEKNG; from the coding sequence ATGCTGCTCTTCTTCCTGCTTCTCGTCGCCTCCGCGGCGGTCCTGTACACGACGGCGCAGAACGCCCGGGCCGTTCGTAAACTGGCAGGCCAGTCGCTGGAGAGTACTGCCGTGGCCCTTTCCGTCGCAACCGAGTCCGCCCTCCGCGCGGGCCCCGCAAGCGGCCCGAGGGGGAACGTCCGGGAGATCCTGTCGGACAGGGTCGTGGCATACGCGCTGATCTCCCGGAGTGACGGGACCATCATATTTCACACGAACCCCTCCCTGCCCGGAACGCGGATCTCGGACCCCCCTCCCCCGGGTTGGTTCGGATCCGGAAACGCATTCGGCCGCCAGATAACTCTCGGGACGGGCCTCCCCGCTTACGAGTACAATTACCAACTGCAAAGCACCGGTGGAGGGGACGAGTTTCTCCGACTGGTCCTCCACGCGACGCCGACGGATCGTATCACCAAGGGGGCGGAGCGGATATGGTGGACGGTCGGGTTCGCGCTCCTTGTCCTGTGGGCGGTCGGGATTTTGCTGGAGAGAACGATGACCCGCCAGTTTCGACTACAGGCCGAGGCGGACCGCCGGGAACGGATGGCCCTCATCGGGCAGATGACCGCCTCCCTGGCCCACGAGATCCGGAACGCTCTCGGAGGCGTGAAAGGGTTCGCCCAGCTCGTCGACGAAAGGACGGAGGAGCCCGACTCCCGGAAGAAGGGGCTCGCGGCTCTGCTTCGCGGGATCGGCCGCATCGAGGCGCTCGTAAGGGATCTGCTTCTCTTTTCCCGGGAGGAAACCTTCGATGTTCGACCTCTGCATATCGCCGGCATCGTCCGGGAGGCGGTTATGGCCGACGCCGCCGGCTGGAAAGGCGGCGAGGAACTCGAGCTCGACCCAAAGGTGCGGGCGATGGGGGACCGGGAGAAGGTTCTCCGGGTGCTGGGGAACGGAATCCGAAACGCCATCCAGTCCATGGGGGAGGAAGGCCGCCTGCGGATCTCCGCCCGCAGGGAGGGGAACCGGGTCGCCGTACGGATAGAGGACACGGGGGGAGGCGTACCGGAGAGCGAAAAGAGGCGCCTGTTCACTCCGTTCCATACCACGAAAACCGATGGAACCGGTCTGGGACTGGCCTATTCGAAGAAGGTTATCGAAGGGATGGGGGGCACGATCGATCTGGCGAACCGGGACGGGGGAGGCGCAGCCCTCTCGATCCTCCTCCCCTGCGCGGGGAACGAAAAAAATGGGTAG